From the Achromobacter xylosoxidans A8 genome, the window GACAGCCCCGGCCATTCGATGCTGTAGGAGATCTCTCCTTCCAGCAGCAGGCACATGCAGGCGCGGCAGGTGCCGTTGCGGCACGAGCTGGGCAGCTTGATGCCGGCGGCCTGGGCCGCCAGCAGCACGGAGGTATCGGCCGGCGCATCGAAGCGCAGGCCGGCAGGCTGCACCAGAACGGGAAATGCGGACATGGTTGGACGGATCTCGCGGGCGGGCCTCAGCCCGCGTTGTCCTGCCAGTCCAGCTGCCAGGCGCCCGACAGCACGTTCTGCATCCACAGCACGCAGGTCAGCGTCTTGGCGTCGGTGACTTCGCCCTGGGCGCAAGCCGCGATCAGTTCGGCGGGGTCCGCGCTGATCACGTCCAGGAATTCATCCTGGTCCAGCTGGCGTGGTCCGGCGCGCAGGCCGCGGGCGAAGTAGATGTGGATGATCTCGGTGGAATAGGCGATGGCCAGGTGCAAGGCGCCCGCATGGGCCCACTGCGCAGCGGTGTAGCCGGTTTCCTCCAGCAGTTCACGCTTGCCGCAAACCAGCGGATCCTCGCCCGGGTCCAGCTTGCCCGCGGGAAATTCCGTCATCACGCGCCCGATGGGATAGCGGAACTGCCGTTCCAGCAAGACCCGGCCATCATCCAGCAGCGGAATCACCACCACCGCGCCCGGATGCACCACATATTCGCGCGTGGCCGTGTTGCCGTTGGGCAGGCTGACCGTGTCGCGGCGGATCTTCAGGAAGGCGCCGTTGTACGGCGCCTCGCTGGCAACGAGTTTTTCTTCGAGATGGGAATCGGGCTTGCGGGTCATGGGGGTCGGCTACCTCAAGGAACACGCAGGCGGCTGGCCCACGCGGGCAGCACGAGCTTACCATCGCTGCCCGCCTCCCCCGATGACGCCTACTCCGCGACCCGGATGACGATCTTGCCGAAGTGCCGGCCCGACGCCAGGTGCTCGAAGGCCTCGCGCGCTTCGGCAAACGAGTACACGCGGTCGATGACAGGGGCGATGCGCGCCACGTCGACAAAGCGCGCCACGTCCTCAAGCATCTTGCGGCTGCCGACGAAGATGCCTTCCAGGCGCTTGACGCCCGCAATCAGGGCCAAGGGCGCCACCGGCACGGCCGCAAAGCCGCTGACGCCG encodes:
- a CDS encoding NUDIX domain-containing protein — protein: MTRKPDSHLEEKLVASEAPYNGAFLKIRRDTVSLPNGNTATREYVVHPGAVVVIPLLDDGRVLLERQFRYPIGRVMTEFPAGKLDPGEDPLVCGKRELLEETGYTAAQWAHAGALHLAIAYSTEIIHIYFARGLRAGPRQLDQDEFLDVISADPAELIAACAQGEVTDAKTLTCVLWMQNVLSGAWQLDWQDNAG
- a CDS encoding 2Fe-2S iron-sulfur cluster-binding protein; protein product: MSAFPVLVQPAGLRFDAPADTSVLLAAQAAGIKLPSSCRNGTCRACMCLLLEGEISYSIEWPGLSRDEKEEGWILPCVARAGSALEIQAPLAAPIEAAPGTPPRPLTGARR